From one Onychomys torridus chromosome 12, mOncTor1.1, whole genome shotgun sequence genomic stretch:
- the LOC118593816 gene encoding keratin-associated protein 20-2-like — MCYFGGYYGSLGYGYGGLGYGYGCGYSCGYGYGGYGGYGGYGGYGYGCCRPLCCRRYWSYSFY, encoded by the coding sequence ATGTGTTACTTTGGAGGATACTATGGAAGCCTTGGCTATGGCTATGGTGGCCTAGGCTATGGCTATGGCTGTGGCTATTCCTGTGGTTATGGCTATGGTGGCTATGGTGGCTATGGTGGCTATGGTGGCTATGGTTATGGGTGCTGCCGCCCTCTGTGCTGCAGGAGGTACTGGTCCTACAGCTTCTACTGA
- the LOC118593785 gene encoding keratin-associated protein 20-2-like: MCYYGGYYGGLGYGYGGLGYGYGCGYGCGYGCGYGCGYGGYGYGCCRPLCYRRYWSCGFY, translated from the coding sequence ATGTGTTACTATGGCGGATATTATGGAGGCCTGGGCTATGGCTATGGTGGCCTAGGCTATGGCTATGGCTGTGGCTATGGCTGTGGCTATGGCTGTGGCTATGGCTGTGGCTATGGTGGTTATGGTTATGGCTGCTGCCGCCCACTGTGCTATAGAAGGTACTGGTCCTGTGGCTTCTACTGA